A stretch of DNA from Bradyrhizobium algeriense:
TGTAGCTCTGTGCCTGCTCGACGCTTCTGCGCCAGCGTCGAAGATGCTGAAAATCCGCGCGCAACTCTTTGCGATCCTCTTCATCAATTCCGAACGAGGTCAGTGTCGTCGCGATCGCTTTGAGAACCACTGCATCGATATCGTCGTGACGAATCCTCTTCTGTTCGGCCAAGGTCTCGACGACGATGGCCCTGACATCCGCAGCTTGCTCCCAGGTCATCGTTTGATAATCCGCGCTACGTTCTCAAAGCCTCGTTTGGCGAAATAGAACGACACCACGAGATTCGAGGTGATCGCCGCGAATCCCGCGAGCGGATCGGTCGTGCCAAGGCCAAGAACCTTGCCCCAGATCAACAGCTTGCCGAAATAGATCGCCACGAAATATCCCATCAGCTTGTCCGGCTCATACCAGTGCCCGATCTCGGCGATGCGATACTGCATGATGGCGTTGGCTTCGGAGACCTGGGCTGCGATCTCGGCAGATGCCGTTTCGCTCGCGATCTTTTCCGAGGTGTTGCCGGCCGCCAGTTTGGCCTTGTAGCCGTCGATCAGGCCCTTGATGACGGGGCCGCCGATGAAACTGATGATGGTCATCCACATTTGCGCGCCTCCAGCGTCATCCACATCGCGAACACGACCGCCAGCGCTTCGGCGCCGAACACGCCGGGACGGACCTGGTAGAGCTGGCTCGCCATCCAGATCACCCATGCGCCGGCCAGCACGGCCGCCCATGCCAGCAGGGCAAGCGCGATCTTCATGTCAGAGCGTCCGGCGGCGGCAGACTTCGGTAATCACGCCGGCCAGCGCTGCAAAGGCCAGCATCTTGAACGCCGACTTGGCGTCCAGGCTCGACAGCTGCGTGAAGTCGTATCCCGAGAACGCCCCGATGAGCCCGGCGCCGACGATGCCGACGACGTACTGGACACGCGCCCAGAGGATCGTCACGGAATCCTTGAACCATGCCTTGACCTTGTTCCATGTGGTGATCATGATTTCCTCCTGAAAACGGTGTTGAAGATGTTGGCAATGAACGCGGCGAAGGAGCCTTTCGCCGGATTGGCGATGGATGGCGCGGCAGACTTTGCGGCTGGGCGCGGCGTGACCGGGATCGCCGGCGCGATCGTCGTGCCCGTGAACGTAATGGTGGGATCAAGCGCCATCATCGCCATCAGCAGGCCGGCGCAACCAGGCTGGCTGTCGACGACGTTCGGATCGTAGACCCCGTCGCGGACATATTTGCCGGATCTATACTGATCGGTGCCGGACCAGATGTAGGGCGACGGCCTCCCGCGCGCGGCGTAGCCAAGCCCGTTATATTGCTCGAGCTTGGCCAGCGTCCGGCCGATGCTCCAGTCCTCGTTGCGCGCGGCATACGGGGCACAATTGACGAGCGCATCGACCGCAGCCTCTTCCCAGGACCTGAACGGGCCCCTGCCAGCAGGCACATGGACGGAAACCCTGTTCCAGGGATCGCCTTGCGCCAGCGACCCCGTCCAATCCTGCGAGCACTCGCGCTGATGGATGACGGCAATCACCGCCCACGGCACGCCGGTTTTGACGGAAACGGCCTGGTATCTGGCCTTGGCATTCGCGGCCACCAGATGACGGGCAACAGAGGTGAAGTTCCGGCTCAACCTGGCATTCGCCCAGCGTTTTGCATTCGCCGCAACTAGGGCGTTAATATCGACCATCTGTATTGCTCGCTGTGGGGTTGTGGTGGTAAAGATGGGAACGCACCCTTAAGGGCGGGTCTTCTATGAGTCAGAGCGCTGAACTTCGCGACTTTTACGATGGCTATTACAATGAAGCAGTTGCAGCCAAGAGAACAATCGCGGCCAAGCAGTCCGTCGATCACCTAGTGCGACTCGGCGGCAAAAGCCTGGGGCACCTTCTGGATGTTGGGGCTGGTGATGGCGCAGTTTTGCAAGAGATAGAATCCCGCCGCATTGCATCGAAATTGGACGCGGTTGAAATCTCATCGTCAGGCATAGATCGTGTAACATCTCGCCGCTTAAGCACTCTCAATGCCATCCGGTCGTTCGACGGTTACAGACTGCCATTCGAGGACAAATCGTTTGATACGACGATAGCCATCCACGTGCTGGAACACGTTGAACACGAGCGACTTTTTCTGAATGAACTTAAGCGCGTTTCTAAACGCGTTTTCATTGAGGTGCCCCTCGAACATACATTCAGATTGCAGCGCTCGATCGTGATGGGAAAACCGTTCGGGCACATCAACCACTACACTTTTGACCGATTTATTAATCTTCTGGATACCTGCGGATTGAAGCCAGTGGCATCGAAAATTTTCCCTAACTCGTTGGCTTACGAGACCTTCGTCGGAGGCAAAGCAGCCGGCTCAGCCAAGCATGTCATACGCTCAACAGCGCTGAAGTTCGCCCCCGCGCTTGCTCCTAATGTGTTCGTA
This window harbors:
- a CDS encoding class I SAM-dependent methyltransferase, which translates into the protein MSQSAELRDFYDGYYNEAVAAKRTIAAKQSVDHLVRLGGKSLGHLLDVGAGDGAVLQEIESRRIASKLDAVEISSSGIDRVTSRRLSTLNAIRSFDGYRLPFEDKSFDTTIAIHVLEHVEHERLFLNELKRVSKRVFIEVPLEHTFRLQRSIVMGKPFGHINHYTFDRFINLLDTCGLKPVASKIFPNSLAYETFVGGKAAGSAKHVIRSTALKFAPALAPNVFVYLGAAMCDVAR